The genomic region GTAGCGTCATGGTGATTAGTAAGGTTCTCGAGGAGTCGGGCTTTCTCGATAGGTTAGCTGAGGAGTTAGATAGGGTATTTAGGAATGAGTATGTGCTCCTGCTCATTGTAATGCTAATAGTTTCGTTATTATCGGGATTCATGAGTGACGTGGCCCTGGTCTCCATTTTCATACCGTTCATGTACGCAGTGTCGAGGAACCACAATAAGAAATTATCCAAGTACCTACTCCCCCTCTCCTATGCAGCTATTGTTGGTGGTAGGTATACAATATTCGGTACCAGCACTAATTTGATAATTGACCAGCTTTGGTACGAGAGGTTTGGTAGGTATTTATCTGTGTTTCAGTTCCTAAACATAGGCCTAGCAATAGTCTTCATAAGCATACCCGCACTACTACTCATATACCTGTTACTGCCGAATAGGGAGAGCGTGGTCACGAGCGTCGATGACCTAAAGATCGGCGAGTATGTGGTTGAGGCCCAGGTAAACAGTGACTGCGAGTTTGTGGGAAAGACCAAGCGTGAAGTTGAGAGGGAATATGGCATTAGAATAAGGTCAATACTACCAAGGAGGTTGTCCAGGACCGGCAGGATTCATGACGGAGCCACATTGATAATGGAGGTTCCCGTGGACAAACTACCAATAATCTCATCAATAAAGGGGCTGGTCCTGACGCCACAGTCAGAGCAGGTTGAGGGTAAGGAGGTTGTTGAGGCATTAATAACGAGTTCATCATCTCTCATTAACTATACAATATCTGACCTTGATGTATTAAATAAGTATGGGGTTAGGATTGTGGGCATTTCCGCGGGGAGTAGGAGGATATACGGTAGGATATCTCACGTGATGCTTAGACCTGGCGATGCCCTTCTTCTGATGGGTGATGAGGAGAGTATTGCTAAGTTCATGAGTGATTATGGATTGGTGCCGCTTAGGACCAGGGGTGCCAAGCTCTTTGATGTTAGGAAAGGTGCCGCATCCATCGCAGTACTGGCGGGAGTCACGATAGCATCATTACTCGGCGTAAATATTGCCTTAGCATTCCTAACGGGCGTGGTCGTACTCATGCTTAGTGGCGCTGTTAATTATAGGAGGATTTATCAGTACATTGATTGGTCTGTACTGATATTCATAGCGTCCTTCTTATCCCTGGGCTATGCAATGAGTAGCAGTGGATTGTCTACGGTAATAGCCGGCGTGATCCCAAGGTCCTTAATAGTACTATTCCTAATAACCGCACTTATAGCTAACTTCGTAAATAACGTGAGTGCGGCAATAATAATGACGCCAATAGCCCTAACATATCCAAACCCGCTACTTGCCGTTACTGTGGTTGCGATGGCCTCCACAACCACGTTCCTAACCCCCTTCAGTCATCCAGCGAACCTACTCGTTTACAACCCAGGGAATTATAAACCCAAGGATTACTTAGCAATGGGCGCAGTACTGCTAATCTTAGTATTAATAATTACTCTCCTACTCGTTCATGCCATTTAGTGACATGAGTAGTAATTAGTATTTTTAAGGGTTAATGAAGTTAGAACCTGCGGGGTGGGTTTATAAACTAGATATCTTTTTCGATATTAATAAGCATGAAGATCATAGCAGCGCCAGGCCCTGTATCTTATCCATTAATACTCGCAACGAGGGAGTACAAGGACCTAGACCTGGTCTTTAGCAAGGGTAGTGAGGAACCTGGTGCCTATGCCATTGCCGATTCATTGACGTCACTAATAAAGAGTGGTCTAAGGATTGACGTAGTTACCGTTAAGAGGTTAATGTTTGTGTATCCAGAGTTGAGGGGTCCTAGGATAGCGGTTTGGAGACGTGGTAGTGCGGCTGATATACTCATTAGGGCTTTGCTGGATAAGGTTGGTTTGAGGGCTGAGCTCGTTTATGCAGATGACTGGCCTTCAGTACTTAACATGCTTAACACTGGCAATGCGCAGAGTGCGGTTTTAAACCTCGGTGTCCTTGAGCATAGGGGTGAATTTCTCGAGGACCTAGTCGGTGCGCCGGGTGCATGTGGTGCCCAGATTAATGGTGACCATCAATACTTCATCGATGTTTATAGGGCTGGAATTGAAATGGCGAGGAAGGACTTAAACGGTTCCGTTGATTACATAGCCAATAAATTACCGATCAGGTTACCGAGAGAATTCATTAGGAATATATTAGTTAGGGTGGAGTATGGTATTTATAGTCCAGGTGATTATGGGAGTTTCGCCGAGGTTATTAAAAGGTACGGTGGCGGGAAATGACGAGAGGGCAGTACCTAGGCTTGAT from Vulcanisaeta distributa DSM 14429 harbors:
- a CDS encoding SLC13 family permease encodes the protein MSLSPTQYYVLAVLALAIVLLLIRAIRYDVVGLLVMVLLIVGGVISPEKALAFIGSATVVVLGSVMVISKVLEESGFLDRLAEELDRVFRNEYVLLLIVMLIVSLLSGFMSDVALVSIFIPFMYAVSRNHNKKLSKYLLPLSYAAIVGGRYTIFGTSTNLIIDQLWYERFGRYLSVFQFLNIGLAIVFISIPALLLIYLLLPNRESVVTSVDDLKIGEYVVEAQVNSDCEFVGKTKREVEREYGIRIRSILPRRLSRTGRIHDGATLIMEVPVDKLPIISSIKGLVLTPQSEQVEGKEVVEALITSSSSLINYTISDLDVLNKYGVRIVGISAGSRRIYGRISHVMLRPGDALLLMGDEESIAKFMSDYGLVPLRTRGAKLFDVRKGAASIAVLAGVTIASLLGVNIALAFLTGVVVLMLSGAVNYRRIYQYIDWSVLIFIASFLSLGYAMSSSGLSTVIAGVIPRSLIVLFLITALIANFVNNVSAAIIMTPIALTYPNPLLAVTVVAMASTTTFLTPFSHPANLLVYNPGNYKPKDYLAMGAVLLILVLIITLLLVHAI
- a CDS encoding DUF3834 domain-containing protein; its protein translation is MKIIAAPGPVSYPLILATREYKDLDLVFSKGSEEPGAYAIADSLTSLIKSGLRIDVVTVKRLMFVYPELRGPRIAVWRRGSAADILIRALLDKVGLRAELVYADDWPSVLNMLNTGNAQSAVLNLGVLEHRGEFLEDLVGAPGACGAQINGDHQYFIDVYRAGIEMARKDLNGSVDYIANKLPIRLPREFIRNILVRVEYGIYSPGDYGSFAEVIKRYGGGK